A window of the Pseudomonas sp. B21_DOA genome harbors these coding sequences:
- a CDS encoding FadR family transcriptional regulator has product MSSSFHASTVDWLGSWIAAGQVKPGQTIKVEADLGEQLGVSRTVIREAIKTLVAKGMLEVGPKVGTRVLPVRRWNLFDPQVVGWLSRNGLPENFVDDLLDLRRTIEPMAVRWACERATPEQIEAVQLAFNALERAVDSGIDYNRADQAFHECILAASHNQFIEQMVPALGALLAVSFEVSAADPDELRRTLPIHKDMADAIAARDSTRGVWACMTLIDNADLAIKRFYPKVMADRKAS; this is encoded by the coding sequence ATGTCCAGCAGCTTTCATGCGTCGACCGTTGACTGGCTGGGCAGCTGGATTGCTGCCGGTCAGGTCAAGCCGGGGCAGACCATCAAGGTCGAGGCGGATCTGGGCGAGCAGCTTGGCGTCAGCCGCACGGTCATTCGCGAAGCCATCAAAACCCTCGTCGCCAAAGGCATGCTCGAAGTCGGGCCGAAGGTTGGCACGCGGGTATTGCCGGTCCGGCGCTGGAATCTGTTCGATCCGCAAGTGGTCGGTTGGCTATCGCGCAACGGCTTGCCGGAAAACTTCGTCGATGACCTGCTGGATTTGCGCCGTACCATTGAGCCGATGGCGGTGCGCTGGGCCTGTGAGCGGGCGACGCCGGAGCAGATCGAAGCGGTGCAACTGGCCTTCAACGCACTGGAGCGTGCCGTCGACAGCGGCATCGACTACAACCGTGCCGACCAGGCCTTCCACGAATGCATCCTGGCCGCCAGCCATAATCAGTTCATCGAACAAATGGTCCCGGCCCTCGGCGCGTTGCTGGCGGTGTCGTTCGAAGTCTCCGCCGCCGACCCCGATGAACTGCGCCGCACCTTGCCGATCCATAAAGACATGGCCGACGCCATCGCCGCGCGCGATTCGACCCGTGGCGTGTGGGCGTGCATGACCTTGATCGACAACGCCGACCTGGCGATAAAACGCTTTTACCCGAAAGTCATGGCGGACCGAAAAGCCAGCTGA
- a CDS encoding SMP-30/gluconolactonase/LRE family protein: protein MTCTALTQHRAQLGEGPFWDAPTQALYWVDIAGKQALRLIGQNVQIWQMPEHISAFIPSASGDALVTLSSGVYRLDLDSPGLEPRLTLFCVADPQPGNRPNEARCDALGRLWLGTMQNNIGEHGEDLPLVRRSGGLFRIDPDQRVRPLLLGLGIPNTLLWSDDGTTLLFGESLDSTLNRYFIRTDGSLDTPQVFYSSDQNGGPDGSAMDAEGYVWNARWDGSCLLRLTPDGQVERKIDLPVSRPTSCVFGGEDLKTLFITSAKSPLNHPLDGAVLSMRVDVAGKLCTRFAG, encoded by the coding sequence ATGACCTGCACCGCCCTGACCCAACACCGCGCGCAACTCGGCGAAGGCCCGTTCTGGGATGCGCCGACCCAGGCGTTGTACTGGGTGGATATCGCTGGCAAACAAGCGTTGCGCCTGATTGGTCAGAATGTGCAGATCTGGCAGATGCCTGAGCACATCTCCGCCTTCATTCCCTCCGCCAGCGGAGATGCGCTGGTCACGCTCAGCAGCGGTGTCTATCGACTGGATCTCGATTCACCGGGCCTCGAGCCACGGTTGACGCTGTTCTGCGTCGCCGACCCGCAACCGGGCAACCGCCCCAACGAAGCCCGTTGCGATGCCTTGGGCCGGTTGTGGTTGGGCACCATGCAAAACAACATCGGCGAGCATGGTGAGGATCTGCCGCTGGTGCGCCGTTCCGGTGGCCTGTTCCGTATCGATCCCGATCAACGCGTGAGACCGCTGCTGCTCGGTCTGGGCATCCCCAACACTTTGTTGTGGAGCGATGACGGCACCACGCTGCTGTTTGGTGAAAGTCTCGACAGCACGCTCAATCGATATTTCATCCGCACCGACGGCAGTCTCGATACGCCGCAGGTGTTTTACTCGTCCGATCAGAATGGCGGCCCCGATGGCTCGGCGATGGACGCCGAAGGCTACGTGTGGAATGCACGCTGGGACGGCAGTTGCCTGTTGCGCCTGACGCCGGACGGGCAGGTCGAGCGCAAAATCGATTTGCCGGTCAGTCGCCCGACCAGTTGCGTTTTCGGTGGCGAAGACTTGAAAACCCTGTTCATCACCAGTGCCAAGAGCCCGCTGAATCATCCGTTGGACGGTGCGGTGCTGAGCATGCGCGTCGACGTTGCAGGAAAACTCTGTACGCGTTTTGCTGGTTAA
- a CDS encoding DUF1285 domain-containing protein, producing the protein MSDPQTANDLLGQIPKTKGLPPVHLWNPDFCGDIDMRIARDGTWYYLGTPIGRKPMVKLFSTIIRRDGDDYFLITPVEKVGIKVDDAPFVAVAVEVEGEGEAQVLRFTSNVEETIEAGADHPIRVEIDPETQEPAPYVHVRSNLEALIHRNVFYQLVELAVSREIDGQRWLGVWSGGEFFRIGLEP; encoded by the coding sequence ATGAGTGACCCGCAAACAGCCAATGACCTGCTGGGGCAGATCCCCAAGACCAAAGGCCTGCCACCGGTGCATTTGTGGAACCCGGATTTCTGCGGCGACATCGACATGCGCATCGCCCGTGACGGCACCTGGTATTACCTGGGCACACCGATCGGGCGCAAGCCGATGGTCAAACTGTTCTCCACCATCATCCGCCGCGACGGCGATGATTACTTCCTGATCACCCCGGTCGAGAAGGTCGGGATCAAGGTCGATGACGCGCCGTTTGTGGCGGTTGCGGTGGAAGTGGAAGGCGAGGGCGAGGCGCAGGTCTTGCGCTTTACCAGCAACGTCGAGGAAACCATCGAGGCGGGAGCGGATCATCCGATCCGTGTCGAGATCGATCCTGAGACCCAAGAGCCTGCGCCTTATGTGCATGTGCGCAGCAACCTTGAAGCGCTGATTCACCGCAATGTGTTTTACCAGTTGGTGGAATTGGCGGTGAGCCGCGAGATCGATGGTCAGCGCTGGTTGGGCGTGTGGAGTGGCGGCGAGTTCTTCCGCATCGGCCTCGAACCTTAA
- the araH gene encoding L-arabinose ABC transporter permease AraH, giving the protein MTTQNETLPTERKPLDLRRFLDDWVMLLAAIGIFVACTLLIDNFLSPLNMRGLGLAISTTGIAACTMLYCLASGHFDLSVGSVIACAGVVAAVVMRDTNSVFLGVSAALVMGLIVGLINGIVIAKLRVNALITTLATMQIVRGLAYIFANGKAVGVSQESFFVFGNGQLFGVPVPILITIVCFLFFGWLLNYTTYGRNTMAIGGNQEAALLAGVNVDRTKIIIFAVHGVIGALAGVILASRMTSGQPMIGQGFELTVISACVLGGVSLSGGIGMIRHVIAGVLILAIIENAMNLKNIDTFYQYVIRGSILLLAVVIDRLKQR; this is encoded by the coding sequence ATGACTACGCAAAACGAAACCCTGCCGACCGAGCGCAAACCGTTGGACTTGCGGCGCTTCCTCGATGACTGGGTCATGCTGCTGGCGGCGATCGGCATCTTTGTCGCCTGCACACTGCTGATCGACAACTTCCTCTCGCCACTGAACATGCGCGGTCTGGGCCTGGCGATTTCCACCACCGGCATTGCCGCGTGCACCATGCTTTATTGCCTGGCATCCGGGCACTTCGACCTCTCGGTCGGTTCGGTGATCGCCTGTGCCGGCGTCGTCGCGGCGGTGGTGATGCGTGACACCAATAGCGTATTTCTCGGCGTCAGCGCGGCACTGGTGATGGGCCTGATCGTTGGTTTGATCAACGGCATCGTGATTGCCAAATTGCGCGTCAATGCCTTGATCACGACGCTGGCGACCATGCAGATCGTGCGCGGCCTGGCCTATATTTTTGCCAACGGTAAAGCGGTCGGTGTGTCGCAGGAGTCGTTCTTCGTCTTCGGTAACGGCCAGCTGTTCGGTGTGCCGGTGCCGATCCTGATCACCATCGTATGCTTCCTGTTCTTCGGCTGGCTGTTGAACTACACCACCTACGGGCGCAACACCATGGCCATCGGTGGCAATCAGGAAGCGGCGCTGCTGGCGGGCGTCAACGTTGACCGGACCAAGATCATCATCTTCGCCGTGCACGGTGTGATCGGTGCGCTGGCGGGTGTGATTCTGGCGTCGCGGATGACTTCCGGGCAGCCGATGATTGGTCAGGGTTTTGAACTGACGGTGATTTCTGCCTGCGTATTGGGCGGGGTTTCGCTGAGTGGCGGCATCGGCATGATCCGCCACGTGATTGCCGGGGTGTTGATTCTGGCGATCATCGAGAATGCGATGAACCTGAAGAACATCGATACGTTTTATCAGTATGTGATTCGCGGTTCGATTCTTTTGCTGGCCGTGGTCATCGACCGTTTGAAACAGCGCTGA
- a CDS encoding SDR family oxidoreductase — MAEALTLPAVPAPPKGERLKNKVVLLTGAAQGIGEAIVAAFASQQARLLISDIQADKVEQVAAHWRDQGHDVQALKVDVSNQQDLHALARRAVELHGRIDVLVNCAGVNVFRDPLQMTEEDWRRCFAIDLDGAWYGCKAVLPQMIEQGVGSIINIASTHSSHIIPGCFPYPVAKHGLLGLTRALGIEYAAKGIRVNAIAPGYIETQLNVDYWNGFADPHAERQRAFDLHPPKRIGQPIEVAMTAVFLASDEAPFINASCITIDGGRSVMYHD, encoded by the coding sequence ATGGCTGAAGCGCTGACATTGCCGGCAGTGCCGGCCCCGCCGAAAGGCGAGCGCCTGAAAAACAAGGTCGTGCTGTTGACCGGGGCCGCTCAGGGCATCGGCGAAGCCATCGTCGCCGCCTTCGCCTCGCAGCAAGCCAGATTACTCATCAGCGACATCCAGGCCGACAAGGTCGAGCAGGTCGCCGCTCACTGGCGCGATCAGGGCCATGACGTGCAGGCGCTCAAGGTCGACGTATCGAATCAGCAGGATCTGCATGCCCTGGCCCGACGCGCCGTGGAATTGCATGGCCGCATCGATGTGTTGGTCAACTGCGCCGGGGTCAATGTGTTCCGCGATCCTTTACAGATGACCGAAGAAGACTGGCGGCGCTGCTTCGCCATCGATCTGGACGGCGCCTGGTATGGCTGCAAAGCGGTGCTGCCGCAGATGATCGAGCAGGGCGTCGGCAGCATTATCAACATCGCCTCGACCCATTCCAGCCACATCATTCCCGGCTGCTTTCCGTACCCGGTCGCCAAGCACGGCTTGCTCGGCCTGACCCGCGCACTCGGCATCGAATACGCGGCCAAAGGCATTCGCGTCAACGCCATCGCGCCGGGCTACATCGAAACGCAGCTGAACGTCGATTACTGGAACGGCTTTGCCGATCCCCACGCCGAACGTCAGCGCGCCTTCGATCTGCATCCGCCCAAGCGCATCGGCCAGCCGATCGAAGTAGCGATGACCGCAGTGTTTCTGGCCAGTGATGAAGCACCGTTTATCAACGCCTCGTGCATCACCATCGATGGTGGTCGTTCGGTGATGTACCACGACTGA
- a CDS encoding GntR family transcriptional regulator, whose amino-acid sequence MIRQVRFDKKQRVVDELVRRIESGLMEDGFLLPGEHQLAQEFQVSRGTLREALAELKRRNYIATQSGVGSIVTFDGVALDQRSGWAQALADSGALINTEVLRLEAVTRPDLLVRFGTDQFITLDRRRRATDGTLVSLERSLMPANGGLESLPRVGLIDNSLTITLAAYGYIGERGDQWIGAEPLNAEDAELLGRPVGTVFLKALRTTYDRQNRFMEQVESLLDPVHFRLHLQFGESK is encoded by the coding sequence ATGATTAGACAGGTACGATTCGACAAGAAACAACGGGTGGTCGACGAGCTCGTCCGACGCATCGAAAGCGGCCTCATGGAGGACGGCTTTCTGTTGCCCGGCGAACATCAGTTGGCTCAAGAATTCCAGGTCAGCCGTGGCACCTTGCGTGAGGCGCTGGCCGAATTGAAGCGGCGTAATTACATCGCCACGCAAAGCGGTGTCGGCTCTATCGTCACTTTCGACGGTGTCGCGCTGGATCAGCGCAGCGGCTGGGCGCAGGCGCTGGCCGACAGCGGGGCGCTGATCAATACCGAAGTGTTGCGCCTCGAAGCCGTGACCCGCCCGGATCTGCTGGTGCGTTTTGGCACCGATCAATTCATCACCCTCGACCGTCGCCGGCGCGCCACCGACGGTACGCTGGTGTCTCTGGAACGATCCTTGATGCCGGCCAATGGCGGCCTGGAAAGCCTGCCTCGCGTCGGTTTGATCGACAATTCCCTGACTATCACCCTGGCCGCCTACGGCTACATCGGCGAGCGCGGCGATCAGTGGATCGGCGCCGAGCCGCTGAATGCCGAAGACGCCGAGCTGCTCGGTCGCCCGGTCGGCACGGTGTTTCTCAAAGCCCTGCGCACTACTTACGACCGGCAGAACCGTTTCATGGAACAGGTCGAAAGCCTGCTCGACCCGGTGCACTTTCGTCTGCACCTGCAATTCGGAGAATCGAAATGA
- the araG gene encoding L-arabinose ABC transporter ATP-binding protein AraG has protein sequence MHAQVQTQEQHGASGSLRFNGIGKTFPGVKALDGISFVAHPGQVHALMGENGAGKSTLLKILGGAYIPSSGELQIGEQAMAFKSTADSIGSGVAVIHQELHLVPEMTVAENLFLGHLPASFGLINRGELRQKALNCLKGLADEIDPQTKVGRLSLGQRQLVEIAKALSRGAHVIAFDEPTSSLSAREIDRLMAIIGRLRDEGKVVLYVSHRMEEVFRICDAVTVFKDGRYVRTFDDMSQLTHDQLVTCMVGRDIQDIYDYRHRPRGAVALKVDGLLGPGLREPISFEAHKGEILGLFGLVGAGRTELFRLLSGLERNTAGRLELRGHELKLRSPRDAIAAGILLCPEDRKKEGIIPLASVAENINISARGAHSGLGCLIRGLWEKGNADKQIKALKVKTPHAGQQIKFLSGGNQQKAILGRWLSMPMKVLLLDEPTRGIDIGAKAEIYQIIHNLAADGISVIVVSSDLMEVMGISDRILVLCEGALRGEVSRDQANESNLLQLALPRHRADGVAN, from the coding sequence ATGCACGCGCAAGTACAGACACAAGAACAACATGGCGCCAGCGGCAGCCTGCGCTTCAACGGGATCGGCAAGACCTTTCCCGGCGTGAAAGCGCTCGACGGCATCAGCTTCGTCGCCCACCCCGGCCAGGTTCATGCCTTGATGGGCGAGAACGGCGCGGGCAAATCGACCCTGCTGAAAATCCTCGGTGGCGCCTACATTCCGAGCAGCGGCGAACTGCAGATCGGCGAGCAGGCGATGGCGTTCAAGTCGACTGCCGACAGCATCGGCAGCGGCGTCGCGGTGATTCACCAGGAACTGCATCTGGTCCCGGAAATGACCGTGGCCGAAAACCTGTTTCTCGGCCATCTGCCGGCGAGTTTCGGCTTGATCAATCGCGGTGAGCTGCGCCAGAAAGCCTTGAACTGCCTGAAAGGCCTGGCCGACGAAATCGATCCGCAAACCAAGGTCGGCCGCTTGTCACTGGGCCAGCGGCAGTTGGTGGAAATCGCCAAAGCGCTGTCGCGCGGCGCCCACGTCATCGCTTTCGACGAACCGACCAGTAGCCTCTCGGCGCGCGAGATCGATCGCTTGATGGCGATCATCGGTCGCCTGCGCGACGAAGGCAAAGTGGTGCTTTACGTTTCCCATCGCATGGAAGAAGTCTTCCGTATCTGCGACGCCGTCACCGTGTTCAAGGACGGCCGCTACGTGCGCACCTTCGATGACATGAGCCAGTTGACCCACGATCAACTGGTGACCTGCATGGTCGGTCGCGACATTCAGGACATCTACGATTACCGCCATCGTCCGCGTGGCGCCGTGGCGTTGAAAGTCGACGGCTTACTCGGTCCGGGCTTGCGCGAGCCGATCAGTTTCGAAGCACACAAGGGTGAAATCCTAGGCCTGTTCGGGCTGGTCGGGGCAGGGCGCACCGAGCTGTTTCGCCTGCTCAGTGGGCTGGAGCGCAACACCGCCGGACGCCTCGAACTGCGCGGTCATGAGCTGAAACTGCGCTCGCCGCGTGACGCGATTGCCGCCGGCATTCTGCTCTGCCCGGAAGATCGCAAGAAGGAAGGCATCATCCCCTTGGCCAGCGTCGCCGAGAACATCAACATCAGTGCCCGTGGTGCGCATTCCGGGCTCGGCTGCCTGATTCGCGGTTTGTGGGAAAAGGGTAACGCCGACAAGCAGATCAAAGCCCTGAAAGTGAAAACCCCGCACGCCGGCCAGCAGATCAAATTTCTCTCCGGCGGCAATCAACAGAAGGCCATCCTCGGCCGCTGGCTGTCGATGCCGATGAAAGTCCTGCTGCTCGACGAACCGACCCGAGGCATCGACATCGGCGCCAAGGCCGAGATCTACCAGATCATCCATAACCTCGCCGCTGACGGTATTTCGGTGATCGTGGTGTCCAGCGACCTGATGGAAGTGATGGGCATTTCCGACCGCATCCTGGTGCTGTGCGAGGGCGCCCTGCGCGGCGAAGTCAGCCGCGACCAGGCCAATGAATCCAACCTGCTACAACTGGCTTTGCCACGCCACCGCGCTGACGGCGTGGCGAACTGA
- a CDS encoding DUF4823 domain-containing protein, whose amino-acid sequence MRSLVLLLAVLALGGCMNVSDMAEGTRYHMSDAGLLDHSDSRRVNNIRIQPDSFIFIAQGAFAPPGGPYPRPNVVAEEAFKGFVEYFPMVRRARAPEGLDQAMGEARDAGAHYLLYTRFAKADDRIGNSDEWLDQEAVDRLGIDGGVIQIMLIETSTQYLIDTARIKSRGGLLTFHDSKPEDLIGPPLAQYARSLLGIGDQ is encoded by the coding sequence ATGCGTAGCCTGGTTTTGCTGCTGGCCGTTTTGGCGCTTGGTGGCTGCATGAATGTCAGCGATATGGCCGAAGGCACTCGCTATCACATGAGCGATGCGGGGCTTCTGGACCACAGCGACAGCCGCCGGGTGAACAATATCCGCATTCAGCCGGACTCGTTCATCTTCATCGCCCAGGGCGCGTTCGCGCCGCCGGGTGGTCCCTATCCACGGCCGAACGTGGTCGCCGAAGAAGCCTTCAAGGGCTTTGTCGAATACTTCCCGATGGTCCGCCGCGCCCGTGCGCCGGAAGGCCTCGATCAAGCCATGGGCGAAGCCCGTGATGCCGGCGCGCATTACCTGCTCTACACACGTTTCGCCAAGGCTGACGACCGCATCGGCAACTCCGACGAGTGGCTGGATCAAGAGGCGGTGGATCGCCTCGGTATCGACGGCGGCGTGATTCAGATCATGTTGATCGAGACCAGCACCCAGTATTTGATTGATACTGCACGGATCAAGAGTCGTGGCGGTTTACTGACGTTCCATGACTCCAAACCCGAAGACCTCATCGGTCCGCCGCTGGCGCAGTACGCACGCAGCCTGCTGGGGATCGGCGACCAGTAA
- a CDS encoding cytosine permease, whose product MSSSTAGQSVGQLETRGIEPVPEAECNGHPLQLFWVWFAANISILGLPLGATLVAFRGLAIWQAIIVAILGAAGSFAVVGIISIAGRRGRAPSLTLSRAIFGVRGNIGPTLVSLMSRLGWETVNTTTAAFVLLSLCSILFGSPVEAKSAPVLTLIFIAIFVLLTLSVSGLGHATLLVIQKWATYVFGALNILVGGFLCATIDWSAVFNATPAPLSAMIIGIGTMAAGTGIGWANAGADMSRYQHRSVKAVRLVASAAFGAGIPLVLLITLGGLLSVGNNDLASATDPIVAIRDMLPTWMAVPYLITAFGGLLLSNNLSVYSAGLTTLTLGLKVKRVYAVVVDIVAIFAGSIYFMLIADSFYGPFITFISLLAVPITAWVGIFVVDLIHRHYYSPKDLLDVSPSSAYWYRGGIEWRAFGAWAIAIVLGFSFTTIGTTAENVWFKGFLSDSWLGHNGLGWIVTFVVAGGIYLVLGGAKDRRAAQPENAHA is encoded by the coding sequence ATGAGTTCATCAACCGCCGGGCAAAGCGTCGGGCAATTGGAAACCCGGGGCATCGAGCCGGTGCCGGAAGCCGAGTGCAACGGTCATCCGTTGCAGCTGTTCTGGGTCTGGTTTGCGGCCAATATTTCCATCCTCGGCCTGCCGCTGGGCGCCACGCTGGTGGCGTTTCGCGGGTTGGCGATCTGGCAGGCGATCATCGTCGCGATTCTCGGTGCTGCCGGTTCGTTTGCGGTGGTGGGGATCATCTCGATTGCCGGCCGGCGTGGCCGTGCGCCGAGTCTGACCCTGTCGCGAGCAATCTTCGGCGTGCGCGGCAACATCGGCCCGACGCTGGTTTCGCTGATGTCGCGTCTGGGTTGGGAAACCGTCAATACCACCACCGCAGCCTTCGTGCTGCTGTCGCTGTGTTCGATTCTGTTCGGCTCGCCGGTCGAGGCGAAAAGTGCGCCGGTACTGACGCTGATCTTCATCGCCATCTTCGTCCTGCTGACCTTGTCGGTGTCCGGCCTCGGCCACGCGACCCTGCTGGTGATCCAGAAGTGGGCGACGTACGTGTTCGGTGCGCTGAACATTCTCGTCGGCGGTTTTCTCTGCGCGACCATCGACTGGAGTGCGGTATTCAACGCCACGCCAGCGCCGCTGAGCGCAATGATCATCGGCATCGGCACCATGGCCGCTGGCACCGGCATCGGTTGGGCCAACGCTGGTGCCGACATGTCGCGCTATCAGCATCGCAGCGTCAAGGCTGTGCGCCTGGTGGCGTCGGCGGCGTTCGGAGCGGGCATTCCGCTGGTGCTGCTGATCACTCTCGGCGGCTTGTTGTCGGTGGGCAACAATGACCTGGCGTCGGCGACTGACCCGATCGTGGCAATCCGCGACATGCTGCCGACGTGGATGGCCGTGCCGTACCTGATCACCGCGTTCGGCGGTCTGCTGCTGTCGAACAACCTGTCGGTGTACTCCGCCGGCCTGACCACGCTGACACTGGGCCTGAAGGTCAAACGCGTCTATGCGGTGGTGGTCGACATCGTCGCGATCTTCGCCGGCTCGATCTACTTCATGCTGATCGCCGACAGTTTCTACGGTCCGTTCATTACCTTCATTTCCCTGCTGGCGGTGCCGATCACTGCGTGGGTTGGGATCTTCGTGGTCGACCTGATTCACCGTCACTACTACAGCCCCAAAGACCTGCTCGACGTCAGCCCGAGCAGCGCCTACTGGTATCGCGGCGGCATCGAGTGGCGCGCATTCGGCGCGTGGGCGATCGCCATCGTCCTCGGTTTCAGCTTCACCACCATCGGCACCACGGCGGAAAACGTCTGGTTCAAGGGCTTTCTGTCCGACTCCTGGCTGGGTCACAACGGCCTCGGCTGGATCGTGACCTTCGTCGTCGCCGGCGGCATTTACCTGGTACTTGGCGGTGCGAAAGATCGCCGCGCCGCGCAACCCGAGAATGCTCATGCCTAA
- a CDS encoding Rho termination factor N-terminal domain-containing protein, which yields MPRGSKDKYTSEQKRKAEHIEDSYEKKGVSKDEAEARAWATVNKQSGGGEKSGGSGRKKPASAKSEDRKESSRRAVASRKGHSRNSETSKDTQTVDSLMKEARAKNIPGRSSMRKQELIEALRKAG from the coding sequence ATGCCTCGTGGAAGCAAAGACAAATACACCAGTGAACAGAAGCGTAAAGCCGAACACATCGAAGACAGCTACGAGAAAAAGGGCGTGTCGAAAGATGAGGCTGAGGCTCGCGCTTGGGCGACGGTGAACAAGCAGTCCGGTGGCGGCGAGAAGTCCGGTGGCTCGGGGCGCAAGAAGCCTGCGAGTGCCAAGTCGGAAGATCGCAAAGAGTCATCGCGCCGCGCGGTGGCGAGTCGCAAGGGCCATTCGCGCAACAGCGAGACTTCGAAGGATACGCAGACTGTCGATAGCCTGATGAAAGAGGCCCGGGCAAAGAACATTCCGGGACGGTCTTCGATGCGCAAGCAGGAGTTGATTGAGGCGTTGCGCAAGGCTGGCTAA
- a CDS encoding ADP-ribosylglycohydrolase family protein has product MTALNRALGAFYGLALGDALGMPTQSLNRETIKARFGQITDLQDAGPLQPIAANMPKGSITDDTEQAILVGELLVEGQGRIEPAVLAQRLIEWEAEMQAKGSQDLLGPSTKRAIEMILAGHSPEEAGRYGTTNGAAMRITPVGIAANVADPQRFIAAVVQACQVTHNTTLGISSAAAVAAVVSAGINGVDLGEALNIGQQIAQQAEAHGHWVAGGRMASRISWARSISVDSDKALLADLLYDVIGTSVASQESVVVSFALAQQVAIGEMTAFEALCMAASLGGDTDTIAAILGAMLEACLGLECWPEQMIETVKAVNQLQLEPLVQGLLALR; this is encoded by the coding sequence ATGACCGCGCTCAATCGTGCGCTTGGCGCTTTCTATGGTCTGGCCCTGGGTGATGCGTTGGGCATGCCGACGCAGTCGCTCAACCGCGAAACGATCAAAGCGCGCTTCGGCCAGATCACTGATCTGCAGGACGCAGGTCCCTTGCAACCGATCGCCGCGAACATGCCCAAAGGCTCGATCACCGATGACACCGAGCAGGCGATTCTGGTCGGTGAATTGCTGGTCGAAGGCCAAGGCCGCATTGAGCCGGCGGTCCTCGCTCAGCGCTTGATCGAATGGGAAGCCGAGATGCAGGCCAAAGGCTCGCAGGACTTGCTCGGCCCCTCGACCAAACGCGCCATTGAAATGATCCTCGCCGGGCACTCCCCGGAAGAAGCCGGCCGCTACGGCACCACCAATGGCGCAGCCATGCGCATCACCCCGGTGGGGATTGCCGCGAACGTGGCCGATCCGCAGCGCTTCATTGCGGCGGTCGTGCAGGCGTGCCAAGTGACCCATAACACCACGCTGGGGATTTCCAGTGCGGCGGCGGTGGCGGCGGTGGTCTCCGCTGGCATCAACGGCGTTGATCTGGGCGAGGCGCTGAACATCGGCCAGCAGATCGCCCAGCAGGCCGAAGCCCACGGGCACTGGGTCGCTGGCGGGCGCATGGCGTCGCGCATCAGTTGGGCGCGCAGTATCAGCGTCGACAGTGACAAAGCACTGCTGGCCGATCTGCTCTACGACGTGATCGGTACATCGGTGGCGTCGCAGGAGTCGGTGGTGGTTTCATTCGCATTGGCCCAACAAGTGGCCATCGGTGAGATGACGGCATTCGAGGCGTTGTGCATGGCCGCCAGCCTCGGTGGCGACACGGATACCATCGCGGCGATTCTCGGCGCCATGCTCGAGGCCTGCCTGGGGCTTGAGTGCTGGCCGGAGCAAATGATCGAGACGGTGAAAGCTGTTAATCAACTGCAGCTTGAGCCGTTGGTACAGGGGCTGTTGGCCTTGCGTTGA